TGAGGCGGTCGGTGCCCGGCATCAGCGAAAGGATGCTGATCCTTCAGCTCCGGGAGATGGAGGCCGGCGGCCTGGTGCACCGCGAGGTCTACCACCAGGTCCCGCCCAAGGTGGAGTACTCACTGACCGAATTCGGCAGCTCCCTCAACACGGCACTCGCACCACTCGGGGAGTGGGGCGAGAAGCACATGGAGCGCATCGAGGCCATCCCCTAGCCGGCCCTTCGTCCCTCCATGGGCATTC
The nucleotide sequence above comes from Streptomyces sp. NBC_01716. Encoded proteins:
- a CDS encoding winged helix-turn-helix transcriptional regulator, with the translated sequence MTKRSYTCGLDAAVAVMGGKWKGLILFSLGEEGALRFGELRRSVPGISERMLILQLREMEAGGLVHREVYHQVPPKVEYSLTEFGSSLNTALAPLGEWGEKHMERIEAIP